One Synechocystis sp. PCC 7509 genomic window, AGCAAGCAATAAAATTCCTACAATTCCTAAAAAGATGCCCAATCCAATCGCAGGATTAGTTGCTTGTGTGGCAGAGTTACGACTAAAAATAGCTAACAACAAAACTATTCCCGAAAAACCACCTAGCGCTAACTGCATCCAAAAACTAAATCGGCTGACTACACGAAAAATAGCAGCAAATTTTTGTTTAGTTGGAGCAGGTAAATAGGAATTTAATTTATTTGATGTATTCATAGCTGTTAAATGAGTGATGAGATGATTCTTACTACTTCAATTAGAGGTAGTAAAAGGTAATTGTTCTGGTCTAATTGTGAGAGTTTAAGTTGAACCGTCCCTCTGTACTTGGATAGGGATTGTATTACCTAAAGGTGTTACTTCTACTTGGTCTTGTACTTGCTCGGCATTTTGAATTATTACTCCTTTAATCTGAGTAATAATGTCACCTGGACGTAAGCCAGCCTTTGCTGCTGGAGAGTTACGCGCTACATCCACAATCAAAATTCCTTCATTTCAGTTAACTTTAAAACCAAGGTTACTTTGATTGATTTACTATCGTAAATCAGCAGTCAATTCAATCAGTCGAACCCCTAAATAAGGATGTTCAACACTCCGGTAATGGAGTTTGAGAACCGCTCTGCCGTTTATTAAGCTTTACAGCGCGCGAAGTCTGTCGGGATGATGAAATCATCCGACGAGCTTCGCATGAAAGTAGGCAAAGCTGATTTCTCTGACTACTTAATTGGTGCAATTGCTCATCAAGCTGGGTGTTCTACTACCTATTCTTTTGACCATAAGCTGATTGGTGAGAAAGGCTTCCAGTATCAACGCATTTCCGACAATACAATAGATAGCGACCGGGTAAAAAGTTGATTCCTTTATGACCAAGCTTCCCCCACGCAAACCTCCTAACGCATCTCGCCGCGAACGCGAATTCCTCTACCTTCATGAAGTCGATGCTCTGATTGCTGCCACAAGACAAACCCGCGCCCCCATCCGCAACCAAGCTCTAGTTATGCTCCTGTTATGTATTACACAATATACACAACGGTCGCACAGCCTAGCTTTTTATGTCGTATTTATTTTCTATAACGATTTCATTTCCTCTTGTGCATTTTTCCATGTCATTGTAGTATAAGGCGCACCAAAGGTATCAGGTCGGTCAATTTTTACCATTGGTTGATGATAGGAGTCTAGGCTTAAGTAGTTGGCAGGAATATCTAGAACAAAGCCGAATTCAACCGCTTGGGCATACCAGTGTTCAAAACCTTCTGGATAACGAGATTTTTCTTGTTGCTGAAGGCTCTGGCTGGTCGTCCATTCTTGTTCAATAGCACGGGCTAACCAACCACCAGGGTTTTTAATATCTGCTCGTTGCAGTTGGTCAATCAATGCTGCTATCGCGGCTAAAACTGTTTCCTCGTCGCGTTGCTTAATTTTCTTACTCAAAGTGGCATTAACAGAAATACCTAACTTATCTAATTGGGCCTGCTTGACTGACAAAACTAAGAAGCTGGAATGCGGCTGAGAACAACGAATTCACGCATAAACTCGTTCTCCTGTTGACGCTTAGAAGCAAAGGCAGGTTCGGGGTCAGGCAGACTGGAGAGGCATGGATAAATCTGAATTTCCCACTGACGAGTCAGGGCAAGACGAATCCAGTTCCAACCCAGCCTGAGATAACTCATGCCACGATTCCAGTGAGTATCGACGAATCGACGCTTTCCAGAGGTCACAACTTGCGTCCCTTGTAAAACTAAAAATAGCGTGGTCAGAGCAATGACCCCACACAGTTGCGTGAGGGCAAACTTGTCTCGCAACCGAGAGGCTTCGAGATTAAAGCCGTTCGATTTCAAATCCAAAAATGATTCTTCCACTTGAAACCTCAAGCGATATTGGGCAAAGGTCTGAAGAGTCGTCGGTTCATCGCTGACAATCACCCAATCTTCGCCACTTTGGCGGTCATGGGCAAAGGCTAAATAGACATCCCCGTAAGGTCTGGTCTTACCAATGGCAATAGCTGGCGTGAAATAGGCTTGACCGGGTGGAAGAGAAACGGATGCAACCTTGCGCCATTGACCGTCCAGTTGAAACTGAAAGGAACGTTTAATCCGAATCCGAAAGTGCCACTGCAAGGTTTCTCGGAGGTATTTCATGAACTTGCCATCGGCAAACCCTCTGTCTGCCAAGACAACGACCTCTACTTCTGCCGGAACGATCCGTGCAGCTTGTCGCAACACCCGTTGAATTGCCCACAATTTGACAGTGCTGCTGGCTTGCGGCACAATCCGCCAAGCGACGACGACCGTGCGTCCTCGATAGACCACCCCCACCCAGATCAAGCAGAAACAGTTCCACACCATTGTCGTATCCAAGCTTAAATACAGTCGTTTTTTGCCCCATGTGGATAAGGCTTGTGCCATCAGAACTTGGTGAGTGGCAGAAATATCGATGCGACGATTAGAGAGGCAGCGCCGAAATCGTCGCTGGTGAGATTGAGCGTATTGGGCGCGACTATTAATATAGACTCCAAAGCCGTTGAGATGAACGTTTTGGCTTTCAATCATGCCGACCATCATCCAGCAGAGCGTTTTTAAGTGCCGAATATCGCGCCACTGAATGTCACATTGACTCAGGAAGGCATTCATTGCATCATAAAGGCGGGAAGTGGGAGTCATAGTGTTCGCCGATTAGTGTGGTAACTGTTCAGCTTAAACTAGCTTCGACTTCCCGCCTAGTCTTTGTCCTAGCCTCTAATACTTTTGTCAGTCAAGCAGCTAATTGGGCTTTAATTTGGTCAGTAACAACAGAATTCCTGTTGCTAGAAATGGGTGTTACAAGTGCAAGATTTTTCTCAGAGCAGGCATCAATCAGTTTTTTCTGCAAGTCAACAATAGTCTGTTGCTGTCGTTCCACTTGTGCCTGTAAATGGTGAACTCGGTAAACCTGTCCTGCTAAGGCTTCATTCTTGCGTCGAAGTTCCTGATTCACCTTTTCCAATTGGTGAATACGGTCTTTGAGACGACTAATTACTTTGGACTGAGAAGAAGTGGGTTTGGCCACTGGACTTAGAGACATAGAAGACTGCTGGCTACGAAGCAGGGCGACTTGCTGCTTTAGTTCTGGATATTTGTAAAGATAGGAGACACTCAAATTAGCTTCTTTGGCAACAGTATGAAAGTTAATCTTTGCCCCTATTTTCTGTAAGCGTTCAATTGCTTTGTAGACCCTTTCTAGAGAATCCTGTTTCCGAAACTGTTGTGTTTTTTTTAGAGTTTCAATGCGAGTTTCCTTAGTATCTTCTTTCTTCATGCTGCCTCCTGCAAACCAGCAATAATTTTGTCTAATTGGTCGGCTTGCCGCCCAAATTGTTCAACTAATACCTCTTGTCCACAATCTAAAGCATTGGACTGTTTTGCTCTCAATTCGTCGCGGGTGAGAATGTATTGAGGTAATTTTTCGGGAACGGCAACGAAAGAACTACAGGTATAACAAGCCCTAAACTTATGGCAATCTTGCTCTAGTGGCAGTCCGCAAAAGCCATAGATAGGAGTGTTAATATGCGTTCCTGATAATTCCAATTTGTGAGGAGTTGGAGTTTTCCAAAAAGACTTGGGTAAAGACTCATAAGGTAGATGATGTCCATCGCTATTTACCAGTGCTTTCTGAATATGCCCTGCTTCTCGCTCTATCAGTTCGCAACTAACGAAAGTGTAGTAGGTACTGGTGGTGGCAAAATGTTTGTGACCCGCCCAAGCACTAACTACTGATAAGTCGTGTCCTTGCTCAAATAATTGCGTTAAGCGAGTTGGTCTAAGGATTTTGGCAGTAAACTCAGCCCTTTTACCGTTTTCATCACGAAGATCGAGAGTTTGAATTAAACAACGAATACCTGCTATGAGTGGGTGCTTTGATGCTGTAGGAATTATCCTTTTAACTGGCTCTAGTTTTAGCTGCGATAAGTCTGCCATAAATAAGCCATGATAATGACAAAAAAGATAATCCCAATTTTCTTCCCAAAGATTTTGAATATACTCTTGTTGTTCTTGAACTACTTTGGCAATGGTTCTACTAATTGGGACTTCGTGATAGTCATTGGTCTTTTTTCGATGCCAAACTAGTTTCCATTGCTGCCCTTCTTGTACCAAACAATCACGGCGAAGTAGAGCTAATTCTGAGACGCGCATTGCAGTGAAGTAGCAAATAATCCACATCCGCGCAAGTGGATCGGGGAGTTTAGACAGGTTTTGCTCAATTTGTTTGCGTACCGTATCTGATAAAGGGTCAGGATTCTTAATATGTTGTTTGGGATAATCTTCAGCGCGGATAATATCTGGATCAATATTAAACCAACCTCTGACTGTACCTGCTGTAAAAAAGCTGCGTAAAGTTCCTAATCTAGATTTAATTGCTGTTTTTTCTTGGATTAAATAATCAAGTATAAGACTACGATTAATTTGTTGAAAGCCACTTATTTTCTTTTGATTCAAATAAACAGAAAAACTTCGTAAACTAATTAGATACTGTGCAACTGTACCAAAGGCATTACCAGTCTTGCTTACGTGTTGAATGTATTTTTTAACTTCTTGCTTAAACCAATCTGGCTGAATTGCAGTAAAGTTAATGGTTGAATATTTTAGATCTAATGGATTAAACTCAGGATTAATTGACCTTAAATCCCACTGGTCTTCTGACCAATTAAAAGTTTTTACTGGCGTGTGCCTACCACTCCAGCGACGAATATTGTTAAGAGTTAAGTCAATTGAATCTTTGATTATAGATTTACAAGTTCTACACTGAAATAATTTTTTACCATTTTTTTCATAGTCCAATGTAACGAAATAAATATTTTCTGCTTGACATTTAGAACAAACAAAGTTTTTGATTTTATGGCTAGTGTGCCAAATAACTCCTTGGTTGATTGGGTCAGCTATAGCTCGGATATCTATGTGACAGGATACCGGATATGTCTTAGGACAAGCCTGACAATAAAACTTCCATTGGTTCTTCTTATGCTTTGTTTTTTTCTCAAGACTAACTCCTAAGCTTTTGCAACTGGGACAAATAAATTTTCCTTGATTATAATTTTTTTCCCAATCTATTGTTTCGTGTCTTGGCTTAGAAGCAAAATTTAAAAACTTAGAGCGTTGATTTAAAGTAATAGATACGATGGTTCCCTGCCGACATTTTATACAGCTAAACTGCTTTATACCATTCCTAAATCCAGCGTGCTTCATTTTGCTATGATTACAGCGAGGACAATTAAAGTCATCTTGATAATCTTTCTTCCAGTTAACTTCTATCATTGATTTTCTCCAAACCTTGAATCCGAATGGCTAAACTTTGCTGGTCGCTGGTTAATCCTTGTTGTTGCCTTAGCATCTCTAGTTTGGTTATTATTTCTAACTCTGCTTCTATGCGTTGAAGGTCATCAGTAAGAGCATTTAAATCGTCGGTAGATGTCTGCCAGTGTTCGCACCGCCAACAAGCATTAACTGTTTGACAGAGAGACTTTAATACTGGTCGATGGCATTCACCATACTGAGTTGTAATTTGATACATTTTGCGCCGTAGCAACTCAGTAATAGGATTTTTAGGTGTATGACTAGAAACTAATTTACCAGTGCTATCAACATACTTGATTTCTTTCATCAACTCTCGATATTCATCTCCCAAAACTTGTTTGAGTAAATGTTTGTAGTAGTTCTGCATATCTGGAGAACGATGTCTAAGATATTTTTGAATAATTAAATCTCTTACTCCCGCGTTGGTCATAACAGTAGCGAGAGTTTTCCTAAATTGATGGGACTTGAAATGCCAAAGTTGACTATCCCTAGTGCAAATATTGTATTTCTTTCCTAACCTATTCAGCCACGCGTTAAATGTGCTTGCGTGCGTCACTCTAGGAACTGGTTGATAGTAATTTCCTCCCCTATTACTCCCGAATAATTTATCGTAGGTATCTCCAAAATGGTGTCTAATATAATCCTGCTGTTCCTGTATCAATGCTACTAATTCAGGACAGATGGGTAGTTCATCTTCCGTTTGATACTTCTGTGTTAGAAGTCGCAACCGCCACTGTTTACCTCTCTGCCGCAGGCAATCCAGAGGTAGATTAAGTAATTCTCCAATTCGCAAACCAGTCCCTCTAATTACCAGTACCATTCGTTGAATCGGTTCGGGAAGATGGTGGAGATGTGTGTCTAATTGCTGCCATACTTCTTCGGGAATGTACTCAATCTCGTCATTTTTGGGACTAGCTCTTTTGCATTTACCCTTGAACCAATAAGTGTTAACTTCTAACCATCCTTCTTGACGGCATATGTTAAAGAAGTTAATTAGGGTCATGTAATGAAGTGATATTGAAGTCTGTGATAGCTTCAATGACCGTAAATAATAACCAAATTCTTCAAACAAATGATTGTTAATTTGTTCTGCACTTGAGATAGATTTGTTTTTAATCAATTGCGAAAATCTTTTTAGGTAGCGAACTTCACTGTATAAATAATCAGCAACTAAGTTGCGCTGGCTTCTAATTAAAATATACAATTTAGCCAGTAGCTTTAACCAATCCTGCTCTATTGACTCAAATCTGATAATTAGAACTTTATCATGCTCATTGACTTTGAGTTTTAAGTCTTCAATTGTCCGCCAAATATCTTTCTGTAAAAGCGGATTCTTAAGTAATTGCTTTGTCTCTATATTTTGAGCAGTCAGCCAATCATCTTCTTCTAAATTTAAGTTGAATAAATTACTCATACTCATTCTTCTTTCTCTTGTTCAATTACCGCCATCAAATCGGTTGTTGTAATGACGTGGGAATAAATATCTAGGGTGGTCTGGATACTGGTATGTCCGAGTAGATATTTCACTCGCTCTGGCGGATAATCCGCTTTCAAAAGACGAGTTGCGTAGGTGTGGCGAAACAGATGCGGATAAACCTCTATGCCTATCTTTTTGGCAAGCCGAGAAAACATAGTATTGAGAACTTTCGGCTTGATTGGCATACCAACATCACCTTTCCAGATGTTGATAAATACATAGTCTGATTCAACTGCTGGATACTCATAAATCAGGTAATCGTTATACATCTGGAGTAGTTCTGGCGTTACTGGTATAACTCGCTCTTGCCCCTTTGCTCTTGCGCCGTTGGGATTGAGTCGCTGCACTACCCTAATGCTATTATCATCAAAGTCACCTATGTCATCATGGCATAGTCCTAATAGCTCTCCCTTCCTCATTCCCGTACCGTTGAGCATGAGAATAATTAGTTTATCTCTGAGCTTCGGACAAGCATTAACCAGAGTTTCTATTTGCTCGTTGGTTAGGCAACCAACGAACTTCTTCGGCTCTTTGAGCTTGACTAGCTTCTGCCTAGTTGGTTTGCTTTTAGCAATGCCCGTTAGTAAGCCTTTCTTGGCTAACCCATAAGGCATATAGAACCTATCAAACTGCTTAAAATCAATTGTCTGGTTAGCAATGTGGTATTCGTAAAATCCAGTAATAGCGGTGATTGCTCGATTGATACTCCGCTCTGACTTTTTTGCTTCTACAGGTTGTATGGATACTACTCTAGAAGTATCTCCAACCCTCAGCCAATAGGCGAAGTCTTCTAAATCTAACACTTGCACGGTGCGCCAATCTAAGTGCCTGTGGTCAAGAAATTGCCACCAGGCTTTGAGGTCATAACCGTAACTTTCTACTGTATTCGGCGACTTAGAGCCACATAGATAAGTTAGATATCGTTGAATCGGCTCTACTATTTGGTATTCCTCATCTAGCACTAGCCAGATTGTCTCTTGCGAAAGCGGGTCAATACCTTTTTGCAGTGTCAGTCTCATGTATTAAACAATATATAATTTTAGATCGTTGTGAAAAGTAAATTTTGTAGCTACCTATCTTTACACTACGCAACTAAATATGTTTGTTGTTGTTGTTGTTTAGTATAAATGTTTAGTAGAGCATAACTGCTCTTTTGCCAAGCGCTACAACCATCAGAAATCTGCTGGCTGCGCTGGTGTGACCTTAATAAAGCTGCCAATAATTTGCTGGTTGTCCGCAATCGCTCCAAATCTCTCCGCATTCAACCGCAAATCGTAGTCAACCAACAGCCTTTGTGTCCTGCGGAAGTCGAGATTTTGCAGGAATTAGCCGAGCATTGCAAAACTGATTGGATTCTAGAAAGCGAAAGACAACAAAGATTAAGCGATCGCTCTTTGCACCATATCGTTTACCAAGCTGGCGTTGTTGCTAGTTTGCCAATTCCGGTTCACCCATATATGCTCCGCCGTTCTGGGCTGTATTACCGCGCTGCTTTGTTGCTACAAACTGCCAGTCTGTCTTTGCACGAGTGCTGCCTGCTGTGGAATTATTACGCCACATCCTCTGCCATGCCTGCTTCCTTTCAAATTGAGTATCAAGCGATTGAACGCAAGCGTGAGGAGACTTTTTTACTGACTTTTGAGCAAATCAAAGCTTTTTCTGGCATTAGCAGTGATGAAAATATCATCGACTATCTTTTGGGTGCTTATTTGTTGTCTCCCCGCTTGCCAGAAATTTCTGATAACTACTGGCTTGCGCCTTCTAACTGGCGTTTGAAAACTTTGCCGAAAACATATAAAACTGCCAGATAACATTTTTCTAGTTGTTACCAGCAAGTGCATAATAGGAAATAAACCTTTATACTTATTCAACTTAAGTTATTATTTGCGGTGCAAAACTCCTCCATTTCTTCTCCTTCATCTGACTCCATCGTTGCCAAACTTTTAGAAGTTGATGCTGACTTAGCAGTGGCGGAAGCCCAGTTAGCGGCTCAACTCCAATCGATTCAAGAACAACGTCACAGTCTCAAAAACGTCATCAGCCTATTTCCTTCTGTAGATACTGCCGTTTCTACACCTGTAGTCACACCAACCCCAGTTTTTGAAGAACAAGAAAAACCCCCTGTTTCAGAAGTGGCAACTCCAGAATTAGAGGATACAACGGTAGATACTACCGAAGCTGCGCCATCCACTCAAAAGCGACAAGGAAAGAAAAACCTATCTTCTACTAGCAAGTCAAATAAAAAATCTTTACCCACCAAAAACGTAAATAAGGAAGCAGATACTTGGCAGCAGTACCTAAAAGATGACTTTAGCAACGCTAGTCTAGCAGAGGCTGTCGCTGAAGTTATGCAACAGCAACAAGAGCAGGTATTAGAGATTACAACAATACTAGATGCCCTTTTTGTCGAGGAGATCCCAAAAGAGTTAAGAACTAAGGCGCGAGAACGTGTCTCCAATGTCCTATCAGTGGGTGCGAAGAGAGGAAAATGGTATCGAGGGCTTGCTGGTAAATATAGTATGTCAAGTGCCGCCGTTGAGGAAGACTCAGCAGTATAACAAACGGGAAATCCTATTGACTTAGATCGGCGTTACCGCAGCGTAATTGCTCCATGCTTGAATCATTCATCGTAAGGAATGTGCAATAATTCTACAGCTTGACGTTTGGCTGCCTCACCTCTACGGTCATACTTAGCTGTAGTCATAGGATTGGCATGACCTGCTAATTGAGAAACCGTTACTAAGTCGGCTCCCGCGTCTAGTAAAGACGAAATAAATGTGCGGCGGCAATCATGGGGAGAGAAGGAGTCTACCCCAGCCTGCTTTGCTCGTTTCTGGAGAATATACAACACTGATTGGTCAGTCAAGCGTCGCCTCATCACCCGATGACTTTTACTAACTGGATATAACAAAGGACCTGCTTTGACTCCTCTAACTTCTAGCCAAGCTGACACTGCCTTCATCCCGCTACTAGGCAAGTACACGGTCCGGTCTTTACCGCCTTTACCACCGCGCACCTTGATTGCACCACTACTAGGGTCAAAATCGCTTAAGTCTATAGACACTACCTCCTGCCTCCTCACCCCCGAACCCATGAGGATAATAAACAGCGCCGAGTCTCTCCTCCCAGCAGCAGTCAAATCAGTCTTGATAACTTGCATAATTGCAACAATCTCGGCAGGCTTCAGCGCTCTACCCCGTAATTCCTTAGTGAATCTAACATTTTCAATATCCACAGCGTCTGTATAATCGCTTGGCGACATTAACTTGAGTTTCTTGGCTTCCTTTAACACTCGGCGTAGAGCGCACAGCATTTGATTGACCGTTGAGGGAGCAAACTTCGTAACCAGTACCGCTCTTATTGCTGCTGTATGATGATAACGCAATTTGCTCCAGTCTAAGGTGAGGCGATCGCACTGTCCTTGGGTCAGGAGATTGGCAATCAGGTCTAAGTTCCGTCCCATCGTTTGCTGCGACTTAGGACGTAACTGGGAAAGATATACTGCGGCTGGATGTTGGACAAGACTTTGGGGCTGCAATAGGTGCAGGTCGTCGTGGGGGGAAAATTTTGTCTCCAGGGCATCATCAGCCTTACTCATCACAATCAAGGAAAACGCGCTCACCTGTTTCTACAATAGCTTGTAGCGGCATGAGCGCAGCATTACTTATTCAAACTATCATTATCAAAAGTAATTTTCAGCGCCGCGAAGATAGCTTGTGACCAACCTTCCGCAGCGAAGAAGATCGCGAGGGAGGGAAAGCTTAAGAGTACAATCAACTCTAATAAATGAGTATTCTCAAGGAGTACGCTTGCACTCTCTAGCACCTGCCCATAGAATAGCAACGGTGTTAGGAGTTACAAAGGTTATGAATAAAGCTGAATTAGTTGATGCGATCGCCCAAAAAACCAATGTTAGCAAGAAAGAAACTGATACCATCTTGACTGCCATAGTAGAGGAAATTATGCTAGCAGTTGCAAGTGGGAATAAAGTAACTTTTGTCGGTTTTGGCTCCTTTGAGCCGCGCGAACGCCAAGCCCGTGAAGGCCGTAACCCCAGCACAGGTAAATCAATTGCTATCCCAGCAACTCGCGTCCCTGCTTTTTCTGCGGGGAAGTCTTTTAAGGATAAGGTTGCTTCGACTGCGTAAGCGTTAATTTGCTTAAGTCATGAGGATGGACTAGACCTTAATAGCGTAATAAGTAATTAGTACACAAGAGGTGCGATCCCACTGTCAAATTTTCAATTAAGGTTAAGTCGTCCAACAAAATTTGATGAATTTTGTCAGGACTATAACCATCTTTAGCTGTTGCATAAGCCACGACGGAATCTGTTTTCATCCAATGAAGTGGGTCGGTGTTTTGGCTATAGTGCTGCCATAGCTTTACTCTCTTGTGGCAACGTATCGGTTGCAGCCTTTGTACTCGTGCAAACGTTCTCTCGCTTATGCTCTACTAGCTTCGGCTTCCCTAGGGAACCACGCACACAACATCCCTTCGCCAAAACCAATTTTGCTTTTTGCCGTTTTACTTCTAGTTCCCAAATTTGCCCTACAGCTTCCACAGGCAAACTCCCTACAATTTGTAAGACAAAGGGTTGATATTTCAAGCCATGCTTTTTACCTTTACGTCGCTGGTCGTTCCGCCGAATGACGATAGTAATCCTTCCATCTTCCACCGACTCGATTTGCCCTACTAGCTTAAACCCATTAACTTTTCTTTGATTGTCTTTCTTTAGCTTAGGAGAAGACAAGCCAGTTGATTCTAGCGTGTTAATGTTGACCAGTAAAAAATTTAGTGGCTCTGTGCTTGGGT contains:
- a CDS encoding PDZ domain-containing protein translates to MIVDVARNSPAAKAGLRPGDIITQIKGVIIQNAEQVQDQVEVTPLGNTIPIQVQRDGST
- a CDS encoding transposase — protein: MTPTSRLYDAMNAFLSQCDIQWRDIRHLKTLCWMMVGMIESQNVHLNGFGVYINSRAQYAQSHQRRFRRCLSNRRIDISATHQVLMAQALSTWGKKRLYLSLDTTMVWNCFCLIWVGVVYRGRTVVVAWRIVPQASSTVKLWAIQRVLRQAARIVPAEVEVVVLADRGFADGKFMKYLRETLQWHFRIRIKRSFQFQLDGQWRKVASVSLPPGQAYFTPAIAIGKTRPYGDVYLAFAHDRQSGEDWVIVSDEPTTLQTFAQYRLRFQVEESFLDLKSNGFNLEASRLRDKFALTQLCGVIALTTLFLVLQGTQVVTSGKRRFVDTHWNRGMSYLRLGWNWIRLALTRQWEIQIYPCLSSLPDPEPAFASKRQQENEFMREFVVLSRIPAS
- a CDS encoding DUF6262 family protein translates to MKKEDTKETRIETLKKTQQFRKQDSLERVYKAIERLQKIGAKINFHTVAKEANLSVSYLYKYPELKQQVALLRSQQSSMSLSPVAKPTSSQSKVISRLKDRIHQLEKVNQELRRKNEALAGQVYRVHHLQAQVERQQQTIVDLQKKLIDACSEKNLALVTPISSNRNSVVTDQIKAQLAA
- a CDS encoding tyrosine-type recombinase/integrase, with product MIEVNWKKDYQDDFNCPRCNHSKMKHAGFRNGIKQFSCIKCRQGTIVSITLNQRSKFLNFASKPRHETIDWEKNYNQGKFICPSCKSLGVSLEKKTKHKKNQWKFYCQACPKTYPVSCHIDIRAIADPINQGVIWHTSHKIKNFVCSKCQAENIYFVTLDYEKNGKKLFQCRTCKSIIKDSIDLTLNNIRRWSGRHTPVKTFNWSEDQWDLRSINPEFNPLDLKYSTINFTAIQPDWFKQEVKKYIQHVSKTGNAFGTVAQYLISLRSFSVYLNQKKISGFQQINRSLILDYLIQEKTAIKSRLGTLRSFFTAGTVRGWFNIDPDIIRAEDYPKQHIKNPDPLSDTVRKQIEQNLSKLPDPLARMWIICYFTAMRVSELALLRRDCLVQEGQQWKLVWHRKKTNDYHEVPISRTIAKVVQEQQEYIQNLWEENWDYLFCHYHGLFMADLSQLKLEPVKRIIPTASKHPLIAGIRCLIQTLDLRDENGKRAEFTAKILRPTRLTQLFEQGHDLSVVSAWAGHKHFATTSTYYTFVSCELIEREAGHIQKALVNSDGHHLPYESLPKSFWKTPTPHKLELSGTHINTPIYGFCGLPLEQDCHKFRACYTCSSFVAVPEKLPQYILTRDELRAKQSNALDCGQEVLVEQFGRQADQLDKIIAGLQEAA
- a CDS encoding tyrosine-type recombinase/integrase, with protein sequence MSNLFNLNLEEDDWLTAQNIETKQLLKNPLLQKDIWRTIEDLKLKVNEHDKVLIIRFESIEQDWLKLLAKLYILIRSQRNLVADYLYSEVRYLKRFSQLIKNKSISSAEQINNHLFEEFGYYLRSLKLSQTSISLHYMTLINFFNICRQEGWLEVNTYWFKGKCKRASPKNDEIEYIPEEVWQQLDTHLHHLPEPIQRMVLVIRGTGLRIGELLNLPLDCLRQRGKQWRLRLLTQKYQTEDELPICPELVALIQEQQDYIRHHFGDTYDKLFGSNRGGNYYQPVPRVTHASTFNAWLNRLGKKYNICTRDSQLWHFKSHQFRKTLATVMTNAGVRDLIIQKYLRHRSPDMQNYYKHLLKQVLGDEYRELMKEIKYVDSTGKLVSSHTPKNPITELLRRKMYQITTQYGECHRPVLKSLCQTVNACWRCEHWQTSTDDLNALTDDLQRIEAELEIITKLEMLRQQQGLTSDQQSLAIRIQGLEKINDRS
- a CDS encoding tyrosine-type recombinase/integrase, with the protein product MRLTLQKGIDPLSQETIWLVLDEEYQIVEPIQRYLTYLCGSKSPNTVESYGYDLKAWWQFLDHRHLDWRTVQVLDLEDFAYWLRVGDTSRVVSIQPVEAKKSERSINRAITAITGFYEYHIANQTIDFKQFDRFYMPYGLAKKGLLTGIAKSKPTRQKLVKLKEPKKFVGCLTNEQIETLVNACPKLRDKLIILMLNGTGMRKGELLGLCHDDIGDFDDNSIRVVQRLNPNGARAKGQERVIPVTPELLQMYNDYLIYEYPAVESDYVFINIWKGDVGMPIKPKVLNTMFSRLAKKIGIEVYPHLFRHTYATRLLKADYPPERVKYLLGHTSIQTTLDIYSHVITTTDLMAVIEQEKEE
- a CDS encoding tyrosine-type recombinase/integrase; protein product: MLFCQALQPSEICWLRWCDLNKAANNLLVVRNRSKSLRIQPQIVVNQQPLCPAEVEILQELAEHCKTDWILESERQQRLSDRSLHHIVYQAGVVASLPIPVHPYMLRRSGLYYRAALLLQTASLSLHECCLLWNYYATSSAMPASFQIEYQAIERKREETFLLTFEQIKAFSGISSDENIIDYLLGAYLLSPRLPEISDNYWLAPSNWRLKTLPKTYKTAR
- a CDS encoding tyrosine-type recombinase/integrase, giving the protein MSAFSLIVMSKADDALETKFSPHDDLHLLQPQSLVQHPAAVYLSQLRPKSQQTMGRNLDLIANLLTQGQCDRLTLDWSKLRYHHTAAIRAVLVTKFAPSTVNQMLCALRRVLKEAKKLKLMSPSDYTDAVDIENVRFTKELRGRALKPAEIVAIMQVIKTDLTAAGRRDSALFIILMGSGVRRQEVVSIDLSDFDPSSGAIKVRGGKGGKDRTVYLPSSGMKAVSAWLEVRGVKAGPLLYPVSKSHRVMRRRLTDQSVLYILQKRAKQAGVDSFSPHDCRRTFISSLLDAGADLVTVSQLAGHANPMTTAKYDRRGEAAKRQAVELLHIPYDE
- a CDS encoding HU family DNA-binding protein translates to MNKAELVDAIAQKTNVSKKETDTILTAIVEEIMLAVASGNKVTFVGFGSFEPRERQAREGRNPSTGKSIAIPATRVPAFSAGKSFKDKVASTA